A part of Halobaculum sp. MBLA0143 genomic DNA contains:
- a CDS encoding M3 family metallopeptidase — protein MSLPARAEIDPEYRFDLTRLYDDPAAWHRAAGAFRERVADLETTASRDPASPDALRELLDATAACHRERASLQLYAALYGYVHTDEDAATDLRRANRDLDAAFDPAVAAACRRLASLDDERFDALADAVDDERFDTLADAVDDERFDTLADAVDDERFDTLADAVDDERFDTLADAVDDERFDTLADAVDDERFDTLADAVDDEQFDALADAVDDERFDTLADAVDDEQFDALADAVDDERFDTLADAVDAERRTDTDGTEPNDTTASIPTDYRPYAESLRRRGRHTPESAVEETMATVDEPLGGAKRTIRAVTTEDLDPGIVERPDGTDVELRIGNVQTELRNPDRDYRRRVYETIRSELDRFEHTLTRAVGEKLKAARATATVRGYDSHREHSLAAASYPPTGIRSRLPESVHDTLVETVVAERDPYDRARRLRRDRLGVDTLRPWDTRVPLVDADPTVSYETATDHILAALEPLGDDYVARVRRLLDERRVDAFPTANKRTDIPAVCPAAPDDGPYVLANFRENVRTTFFLAHELGHALNVSYHTDGPTRYACNRVPVSEVPSLVHELLLADHLTETEGSLADAARERRVELLGGNLYRNARSTAFGHRLAEIVADGTELTPERAREANRRAAARFDPVVEPPVDRDGRDWLGGGLRDAYAGHQYVLGVLGATAAVEGLADGDLSPADYRAFLRHTGHDDALAAFDRLGVDPTAASAYRRAATVFGRAVDDLERATAE, from the coding sequence GTGAGTCTCCCAGCCAGAGCCGAGATCGACCCGGAGTACCGCTTCGACCTGACACGCCTCTACGACGACCCGGCGGCGTGGCACCGCGCCGCCGGGGCGTTCCGTGAGCGCGTCGCGGACCTCGAGACGACGGCGAGCCGTGACCCGGCGTCACCCGACGCGCTGCGCGAACTGCTCGACGCCACCGCCGCCTGCCACCGCGAGCGGGCCAGCCTCCAACTGTACGCCGCGCTGTACGGCTACGTCCACACGGACGAGGACGCGGCCACCGACCTCCGGCGCGCGAACCGCGACCTCGACGCCGCCTTCGACCCGGCCGTCGCCGCGGCCTGCCGCCGTCTCGCTTCTCTCGACGACGAGCGGTTCGACGCGCTCGCCGACGCAGTCGACGACGAGCGGTTCGATACGCTCGCCGACGCAGTCGACGACGAGCGGTTCGATACGCTCGCCGACGCAGTCGACGACGAGCGGTTCGATACGCTCGCCGACGCAGTCGACGACGAGCGGTTCGATACGCTCGCCGACGCAGTCGACGACGAGCGGTTCGATACGCTCGCCGACGCAGTCGACGACGAGCGGTTCGATACGCTCGCCGACGCAGTCGACGACGAGCAGTTCGACGCGCTCGCCGACGCAGTCGACGACGAGCGGTTCGATACGCTCGCCGACGCAGTCGACGACGAGCAGTTCGACGCGCTCGCCGACGCAGTCGACGACGAGCGGTTCGATACGCTCGCCGACGCAGTCGACGCCGAACGGCGTACTGACACGGACGGTACAGAGCCCAACGACACGACCGCCTCGATCCCCACCGACTACCGTCCGTACGCCGAGAGTCTCCGCCGCCGGGGCCGTCACACCCCCGAGTCGGCCGTCGAGGAGACGATGGCGACCGTCGACGAGCCGCTCGGCGGGGCGAAACGGACGATCCGAGCGGTGACGACCGAGGATCTCGATCCCGGGATCGTCGAACGACCGGACGGCACCGACGTCGAGCTCCGGATCGGGAACGTCCAGACCGAGCTCCGCAACCCCGACCGGGACTACCGACGACGGGTGTACGAGACGATCCGGTCGGAACTCGATCGGTTCGAACACACGCTCACTCGGGCCGTCGGCGAGAAGCTGAAAGCCGCCCGTGCGACCGCGACCGTCCGCGGCTACGACTCCCACCGGGAGCACTCGCTGGCCGCGGCGTCGTACCCGCCGACGGGGATCCGGAGCCGGCTCCCCGAGTCGGTCCATGACACGCTCGTCGAGACCGTCGTCGCCGAGCGAGACCCGTACGACCGTGCCCGGCGACTCCGGCGAGACCGACTCGGCGTCGACACGCTCCGCCCGTGGGACACCCGTGTCCCGTTGGTCGACGCCGACCCGACAGTGTCGTACGAGACGGCGACCGACCACATCCTGGCCGCGCTGGAACCGCTCGGCGACGACTACGTCGCTCGGGTCAGACGGCTGCTGGACGAACGGCGCGTCGACGCGTTCCCGACCGCGAACAAACGGACGGACATTCCGGCGGTGTGTCCCGCCGCACCGGACGACGGCCCGTACGTGCTGGCGAACTTTCGCGAGAACGTTCGGACGACGTTCTTCCTCGCACACGAGCTCGGCCACGCCCTGAACGTCTCGTACCACACCGACGGCCCGACGCGGTACGCGTGTAACCGCGTCCCCGTCTCGGAGGTCCCCTCGCTCGTCCACGAACTCCTGCTCGCGGACCACCTGACGGAGACCGAGGGGTCGCTGGCCGACGCCGCCCGCGAACGACGCGTCGAACTGCTGGGCGGCAACCTCTACCGGAACGCCCGCAGCACCGCCTTCGGCCACCGTCTCGCGGAGATCGTCGCCGACGGGACCGAACTCACGCCGGAGCGGGCCCGCGAGGCGAACCGCCGCGCCGCAGCGCGGTTCGACCCGGTCGTCGAACCGCCCGTGGACCGCGACGGCCGCGACTGGCTCGGCGGCGGGCTCCGCGACGCCTACGCGGGTCACCAGTACGTTCTGGGTGTCCTCGGCGCGACCGCAGCCGTCGAGGGGCTCGCGGACGGCGACCTCTCGCCGGCCGACTACCGGGCGTTCCTCCGCCACACCGGCCACGACGACGCGCTCGCGGCGTTCGACAGGCTCGGTGTCGATCCGACCGCGGCGTCGGCGTACCGCCGCGCCGCGACGGTGTTCGGCCGGGCCGTCGACGACCTCGAACGGGCGACCGCGGAGTGA
- the lonB gene encoding ATP-dependent protease LonB translates to MSNDNDDGREDPYIVDDPAENGGGDSTVGTSNTPADEDADIEDLGSDVEIDAEIDEDAEDGLLGGLQIDSTDDIRVPDRLVDQVIGQEHARDVVMKAAKQRRHVMMIGSPGTGKSMLAKAMSELLPPEELQDVLVYHNPDDGNNPKVRTVPSGKGEQIVEAHKEEARKRNQMRSFLMWIIIAVVLGYALIAVGNILLGILAAGIIYLAFRYGSRGSDSMIPNLLVNTADTTTAPFEDATGAHAGALLGDVRHDPFQSGGMETPSHDRVEAGAIHKANKGVLFVDEINTLDIRSQQKLMTAIQEGEFQITGQSERSSGAMVQTEPVPTDFVMVAAGNLDAMENMHPALRSRIKGYGYEVYMDDTIEDTPDMRRKYARFVAQEADKDGRLPEFDRGAIEEIILEARRRAGRKGHLTLELRNLGGLVRVAGDIARSEGAAFVGREHVLEAKGRSRSIEQQLADDYIERRKDYELQVSDGYEVGRVNGLAVMGEDSGIMLPVMGEVTPSHGPGEVIATGKLQEMAEEAVTNVSAIIKKFSDEDLSEKDVHIQFVQTGQQGVDGDSASITVATAVISALEDVGVDQNLAMTGSLSVRGDVLPVGGVTHKIEAAAKSGCDTVIIPQANEQDVMIEEEYEEMVDIVPVSHISEVLDVALEGEAEKDSLVDRLKNITGSALEAAGDTGDVSGPSSPSPQ, encoded by the coding sequence ATGAGCAACGACAACGACGACGGCCGGGAGGATCCCTACATCGTCGACGACCCCGCCGAGAACGGGGGCGGTGACTCGACTGTGGGCACCTCCAACACGCCCGCAGACGAGGACGCGGACATCGAGGACCTCGGCAGCGACGTCGAGATCGACGCCGAGATCGACGAGGACGCGGAAGACGGGCTCCTCGGCGGTCTCCAGATCGACTCGACGGACGACATCCGAGTCCCCGACAGACTGGTCGATCAGGTGATCGGCCAGGAACACGCTCGCGACGTGGTGATGAAGGCGGCCAAGCAGCGCCGTCACGTCATGATGATCGGCTCGCCCGGAACCGGGAAGTCGATGCTCGCGAAGGCGATGTCGGAGCTCCTCCCTCCCGAGGAGCTGCAGGACGTGCTCGTGTACCACAACCCCGACGACGGCAACAACCCCAAGGTGCGGACGGTGCCGTCGGGCAAGGGTGAACAGATCGTCGAGGCCCACAAAGAGGAGGCCCGCAAGCGCAACCAGATGCGGAGCTTCCTGATGTGGATCATCATCGCGGTCGTGCTCGGCTACGCGCTGATCGCGGTGGGCAACATCCTGCTGGGGATTCTCGCAGCCGGGATCATCTACCTCGCCTTCCGTTACGGCTCTCGCGGTAGCGACTCCATGATCCCGAACCTGTTGGTCAACACCGCAGACACCACCACCGCTCCGTTCGAGGACGCCACGGGCGCCCACGCCGGTGCGCTGCTGGGCGACGTGCGTCACGACCCGTTCCAGTCCGGTGGGATGGAGACGCCGAGCCACGACCGTGTCGAGGCCGGCGCCATCCACAAGGCCAACAAGGGCGTGTTGTTCGTCGACGAGATCAACACCCTCGACATCCGGTCCCAGCAGAAGCTGATGACCGCGATCCAGGAGGGTGAGTTCCAGATCACCGGTCAGTCCGAGCGGTCTTCGGGCGCGATGGTCCAGACGGAGCCCGTCCCGACGGACTTCGTGATGGTCGCGGCCGGGAACCTGGACGCGATGGAGAACATGCACCCGGCGCTCCGCTCCCGGATCAAGGGGTACGGCTACGAGGTGTACATGGACGACACCATCGAGGACACCCCGGACATGCGCCGGAAGTACGCCCGGTTCGTCGCCCAGGAGGCCGACAAGGACGGCCGCCTGCCGGAGTTCGACCGCGGCGCCATCGAGGAGATCATCCTCGAGGCGCGCCGCCGCGCCGGGCGGAAGGGGCACCTCACGCTGGAGCTGCGGAACCTCGGCGGGCTCGTCCGTGTGGCGGGCGACATCGCCCGGTCCGAGGGTGCCGCGTTCGTCGGCCGCGAACACGTCCTGGAGGCGAAGGGGCGCTCGCGGTCGATCGAGCAACAGCTCGCAGACGACTACATCGAGCGTCGGAAGGACTACGAGCTCCAGGTCTCGGACGGCTACGAGGTCGGCCGAGTCAACGGGCTGGCCGTCATGGGTGAAGACTCCGGGATCATGCTGCCGGTGATGGGGGAGGTCACTCCCTCTCACGGGCCGGGCGAAGTGATCGCCACCGGGAAGCTCCAGGAGATGGCCGAGGAGGCCGTGACGAACGTCTCCGCGATCATCAAGAAGTTCTCCGACGAGGACCTCTCGGAGAAGGACGTCCACATCCAGTTCGTCCAGACGGGCCAACAGGGTGTCGACGGTGACTCCGCGTCGATCACGGTTGCGACGGCCGTGATCTCGGCACTGGAGGACGTCGGCGTCGACCAGAACCTGGCGATGACGGGCTCGCTGTCCGTCCGCGGCGACGTGCTCCCGGTCGGTGGGGTGACCCACAAGATCGAGGCCGCCGCCAAGTCCGGCTGCGACACGGTCATCATCCCGCAGGCGAACGAGCAGGACGTGATGATCGAGGAGGAGTACGAGGAGATGGTCGACATCGTCCCCGTCTCCCACATCTCCGAGGTGCTCGACGTGGCCTTAGAGGGCGAAGCGGAGAAGGACTCCCTCGTCGACCGCCTCAAGAACATCACCGGCTCCGCGCTGGAGGCCGCCGGCGACACGGGCGACGTGTCCGGTCCGTCCAGTCCGAGCCCGCAGTAG
- a CDS encoding ThiF family adenylyltransferase, translating to MTDLSLDATQLDRYSRHVVMERVGPAGQAALLDAAVLVVGAGGLGSPALQYLAAAGVGRLGIADDDTVERSNLQRQIVHGDDDVGRPKAESAAETVRELNPDVAVEPHETRIGPETVDLLDDYDVVVDATDNFRSRYLLNDAARLRGLPVVHGAIYEFEGQATTLVPDGPCYRCLFPSAPNPGEVPNCAETGVLGVLPGTIGSIQATEALKLLIDEGEPLVGRLLFYDAATLETETVPYERDPDCPVCGDDGIESVAAVDYEGDCRIEADPR from the coding sequence GTGACGGATCTCTCGCTCGACGCCACACAGCTCGACCGGTACAGCCGCCACGTCGTGATGGAGCGTGTCGGTCCGGCGGGTCAGGCGGCACTCTTAGACGCCGCCGTGCTCGTCGTCGGCGCCGGCGGGCTCGGCTCGCCGGCGCTCCAGTACCTCGCGGCCGCCGGCGTCGGCCGACTGGGGATCGCGGACGACGACACGGTCGAACGGTCGAACCTCCAGCGTCAGATCGTCCACGGAGACGACGACGTAGGCCGACCGAAAGCCGAGTCGGCCGCCGAGACGGTCCGTGAGCTCAATCCGGACGTAGCCGTCGAGCCACACGAGACCCGCATCGGGCCGGAGACGGTCGATCTGTTGGACGACTACGACGTGGTCGTCGACGCGACGGACAACTTCCGGAGCCGGTACCTCCTCAACGACGCCGCTCGGCTCCGTGGGCTGCCGGTCGTTCACGGCGCGATCTACGAGTTCGAAGGCCAGGCGACCACGCTCGTCCCCGACGGCCCGTGTTACCGGTGTCTGTTTCCGTCAGCGCCGAACCCGGGCGAGGTGCCCAACTGTGCGGAGACGGGGGTGCTAGGCGTGTTGCCCGGGACGATCGGGTCGATCCAGGCGACGGAAGCGTTGAAGCTCCTGATCGACGAAGGCGAGCCGCTCGTCGGGCGACTGCTGTTCTACGACGCGGCGACCCTGGAGACGGAGACAGTGCCGTACGAGCGCGACCCGGACTGTCCGGTCTGTGGCGACGACGGAATCGAGAGTGTGGCGGCCGTCGACTACGAGGGTGACTGTCGGATCGAAGCCGACCCCCGGTGA
- a CDS encoding glutathione S-transferase N-terminal domain-containing protein, translated as MANLTLYELEGCPYCEKVKNKLSALELEYDSEMVPRSHGERTEVEEISGQTGVPVLVDPEHDVDGMPESDDIVAYLEETYGSGAA; from the coding sequence ATGGCGAATCTCACGCTGTACGAACTGGAGGGCTGTCCGTACTGTGAAAAGGTGAAGAACAAGCTGTCGGCGTTGGAGTTGGAGTACGACTCCGAGATGGTGCCGCGCTCGCACGGCGAACGCACCGAGGTAGAGGAGATCAGCGGTCAGACCGGCGTCCCCGTGCTCGTCGATCCCGAACACGACGTCGACGGCATGCCGGAGTCGGACGACATCGTTGCGTATCTGGAAGAGACGTACGGCAGCGGCGCGGCCTGA
- a CDS encoding ATP-dependent endonuclease, with protein MQLEEVRVRGFRNIEDSGWVDVHEDVTTLVGKNESGKTSFLEAVGRLSDTDEIEDDDINNQMEDVGDSFPVVQAKFSGSADGVPESVGTHEGMVYKRKDGRIRVTDNLGIDGNRVVLLEDPIRYVEDRFGASHSDVQEESQIVGVNESDLPSRYDDFSNDPDSKDIFDTIESIVDSTTISGVEEALSSIRGFLDDNEPTIISIRDVLPDLVYSTDIDTISNSCGRKSLSEEQNAPFRRLLTLGGVDHRSYHQLDKTTRLSQRENAQEEIRERFNSFWNQKSIGIGIQYSEKDDEFLLMIKDTELLDRDSGELRELDRSLTEPSKRSRGFRWFLSFFVDQVTRENGVDETDDTVYLIDDPAVYLHPEGKKNWLDTIEDLTDDAQFLYSSHSPFLIDETRPDRIRIVEDRPGDRTQVTDEIFQGDSETLEPLRHTLGIGLGDSPFVNRRKILVEGPSDYFILTGVLNYLDEHEDDTPLSAEEVTLYPVGGADEMPDAGDWMRSEEFAFVFLLDKDQKGKDVEDDIEEHGLLDERRVFFLEHERAKNSFNVEIEDMFHPKFYVDCVNEVYGREEVRETIEDSNDGPDDLSNLESISVTEADEEGWLLDGEQEYKGMKIVTKIEDAFAEQGYSDLDLDKVRVAKNVQTKLQNGDGFREENVSAFKGILGRMHGVLYD; from the coding sequence GTGCAACTGGAGGAAGTTCGCGTCAGGGGGTTCCGGAACATCGAGGACTCGGGCTGGGTCGACGTTCACGAGGACGTGACGACGCTGGTCGGAAAGAACGAGAGCGGGAAGACGTCGTTTCTGGAGGCGGTCGGGCGGCTGTCTGACACCGACGAGATCGAGGACGACGACATCAACAACCAGATGGAGGATGTCGGCGACTCGTTTCCTGTCGTCCAAGCGAAGTTCTCGGGGAGTGCAGACGGGGTCCCTGAGAGTGTCGGGACCCACGAAGGCATGGTCTACAAACGGAAGGACGGACGCATCCGAGTGACAGATAACCTCGGTATCGACGGGAACAGAGTCGTCCTGTTGGAGGATCCGATTCGGTACGTCGAAGACCGTTTCGGCGCATCTCACAGTGACGTGCAAGAGGAGTCGCAGATCGTCGGTGTCAACGAGTCGGACCTTCCCTCACGGTATGACGATTTCAGTAACGATCCTGACTCAAAAGATATTTTTGATACTATAGAATCAATCGTAGACTCAACTACGATCTCAGGGGTCGAAGAGGCCCTCAGCAGCATCCGAGGGTTTCTCGACGACAACGAACCGACGATCATCTCGATCAGAGACGTTCTGCCCGACCTCGTCTACTCAACAGATATCGACACGATCTCTAACAGCTGTGGCCGAAAATCTCTCAGCGAGGAACAAAACGCCCCGTTTCGACGGCTGCTCACACTCGGAGGAGTCGACCATCGAAGCTACCACCAACTGGACAAGACAACACGGCTCAGCCAGCGAGAGAACGCGCAAGAAGAGATCAGAGAGCGGTTCAACAGCTTCTGGAATCAGAAGTCAATTGGAATTGGCATACAGTACTCCGAGAAAGACGACGAGTTCCTGCTGATGATTAAGGACACCGAGCTTCTGGACCGCGATTCTGGAGAGCTCCGTGAGTTGGATCGCTCACTCACCGAGCCCTCGAAACGGAGTCGTGGATTTCGGTGGTTTCTCTCGTTCTTCGTCGATCAGGTCACTCGGGAGAACGGTGTCGACGAGACCGACGACACAGTGTACCTGATCGACGACCCGGCGGTCTACCTCCACCCCGAAGGGAAGAAGAACTGGCTCGACACCATCGAGGACCTGACTGACGACGCGCAGTTCCTCTACTCGTCACACTCCCCGTTCCTGATCGACGAGACACGTCCCGACCGGATCAGGATCGTCGAGGATCGTCCTGGAGACCGAACGCAGGTCACCGACGAGATCTTCCAGGGGGACAGTGAGACGTTGGAGCCACTCCGGCACACGCTCGGGATCGGTCTCGGTGACTCGCCGTTCGTCAACCGGCGGAAGATCCTGGTCGAGGGACCGTCAGACTACTTCATTCTCACCGGTGTCCTGAACTATCTTGACGAACACGAAGATGACACACCGCTCTCGGCCGAGGAAGTGACGTTGTACCCGGTCGGTGGTGCCGACGAGATGCCAGACGCCGGGGACTGGATGCGCTCGGAGGAGTTCGCGTTCGTGTTCCTCCTCGACAAAGATCAAAAAGGTAAGGATGTCGAAGATGACATCGAAGAGCACGGTTTACTCGACGAGAGACGGGTGTTCTTTCTGGAACACGAGCGGGCCAAGAACTCGTTCAACGTCGAGATCGAGGACATGTTCCACCCGAAGTTCTACGTCGACTGTGTCAACGAGGTGTACGGTCGAGAGGAGGTCCGTGAGACGATAGAGGACTCCAACGACGGTCCCGACGATCTCTCTAATCTCGAATCGATCAGCGTCACCGAAGCAGACGAAGAAGGGTGGCTCCTCGACGGCGAACAGGAGTACAAGGGGATGAAGATCGTCACGAAGATCGAAGATGCGTTCGCCGAGCAGGGGTACAGTGATCTCGATCTCGACAAGGTCCGTGTGGCGAAGAACGTTCAAACCAAGCTTCAGAACGGCGACGGCTTCCGTGAGGAGAACGTGAGTGCGTTCAAAGGCATCCTCGGTCGGATGCACGGCGTCCTGTACGACTGA
- a CDS encoding type II CAAX prenyl endopeptidase Rce1 family protein: MVRWTAFVGVVSVLVVLLLALTRMSATAVRDTGPAADPAGDGENGLLDPLPWRGGGDDGPADPLSGPGGTERTTLDESDYPSPPPGRGPTDDASKTAADDRDPASEFPISGTGEAVPGASGDDETETPSDPSESSEPSVPSRPREPLDRTDERDRWQDDGNSGTDRWQAPEETPDDRWAQGRGAEPDAEQDSAAPDESGETDSARTAAPTSATGGVVPGGFDTERVADGDAVGFDPPLPSERVDEELSTGLLLANVVGSQLLFAGLLVAVTLWAGVPAAPLGLSPVATPGAVAVGVVFGLALWAASESGGRIGARFGVDPAEALRGALAPTNRREWWLLLGGVLPIVAAFEEFLFRAVLVGAFAAGLDVPVAVFVVVSSVAFGLAHSAQGTAGMVVSGLLGVVLATGFVLTESFAVVVIAHYLVNAVEFVVHEGPVSLLPAE; encoded by the coding sequence GTGGTACGCTGGACCGCCTTCGTCGGTGTCGTCTCCGTGCTCGTCGTGTTGCTGTTGGCGCTCACCCGCATGTCTGCGACGGCGGTGCGCGACACCGGCCCGGCGGCCGACCCGGCCGGCGACGGTGAGAACGGGCTCCTCGACCCGTTGCCGTGGCGTGGAGGAGGAGACGACGGTCCGGCAGACCCCTTGTCCGGTCCGGGCGGGACTGAACGCACCACGCTCGACGAGTCGGACTACCCCTCGCCGCCGCCCGGTCGAGGGCCGACCGACGACGCCTCGAAGACGGCGGCGGACGATCGGGACCCTGCCTCGGAGTTTCCTATCTCCGGGACGGGCGAGGCCGTGCCGGGGGCCTCGGGCGACGACGAGACGGAGACACCGTCAGACCCGTCGGAGTCGTCGGAACCGAGTGTGCCGAGTCGGCCGCGAGAGCCGCTAGACCGGACGGACGAGCGGGACCGCTGGCAGGACGACGGGAACTCCGGCACGGATCGCTGGCAGGCACCGGAGGAGACGCCGGACGATCGCTGGGCACAGGGTCGCGGAGCGGAGCCGGACGCAGAGCAGGATTCGGCGGCCCCCGACGAGTCGGGCGAGACGGACAGTGCGCGCACTGCGGCACCCACGAGCGCGACCGGCGGTGTCGTCCCCGGCGGATTCGACACGGAACGCGTCGCGGACGGCGACGCGGTCGGCTTCGACCCGCCGTTGCCCTCGGAACGAGTCGACGAGGAGCTGTCGACCGGACTGTTGTTGGCGAACGTCGTCGGGTCACAGCTCCTGTTCGCCGGGCTGCTCGTCGCCGTCACGCTGTGGGCCGGCGTCCCGGCGGCACCGCTCGGGCTGTCGCCGGTCGCGACGCCCGGGGCCGTGGCCGTCGGCGTCGTGTTCGGCCTGGCGCTGTGGGCCGCGAGCGAGTCCGGCGGCCGGATCGGCGCCCGATTCGGGGTCGACCCCGCCGAGGCGCTCCGGGGAGCGCTCGCGCCGACGAACCGTCGGGAGTGGTGGCTGTTGCTCGGCGGGGTGCTCCCGATCGTCGCCGCCTTCGAGGAGTTCCTCTTTCGAGCGGTCCTCGTCGGTGCCTTCGCCGCCGGCTTGGACGTGCCCGTGGCGGTCTTCGTCGTCGTCTCCTCCGTCGCCTTCGGGCTGGCTCACTCCGCACAGGGGACGGCCGGGATGGTCGTCTCCGGACTCTTGGGTGTCGTGCTGGCGACCGGGTTCGTCCTCACGGAGTCGTTCGCGGTCGTCGTGATCGCCCACTACCTCGTCAACGCCGTCGAGTTCGTCGTCCACGAGGGACCGGTGTCGTTGTTGCCCGCGGAGTGA
- a CDS encoding nicotinamide-nucleotide adenylyltransferase, whose amino-acid sequence MRGFYIGRFQPYHDGHHQMVAEIAEEVDELVLAVGSAGDSHTPRNPFTAGERVMMVNKAVAAFDVATYVVPIEDLDRNAVWVSHVQSMCPEFEVAYSNNPLVVQLFREAGVEVRTTPMFDRDVLEGTELRSRILAGDDWRAHVPDPVVDVIEEVDGVARMRAVADTDANGG is encoded by the coding sequence ATGCGGGGGTTCTACATCGGTCGCTTCCAGCCGTACCACGACGGCCACCACCAGATGGTCGCCGAGATCGCCGAGGAGGTCGACGAACTCGTCCTCGCGGTCGGCTCGGCCGGCGACTCACACACCCCGCGCAACCCGTTCACGGCCGGCGAACGGGTGATGATGGTGAACAAGGCCGTCGCCGCGTTCGACGTGGCGACCTACGTCGTCCCCATCGAGGATCTGGACCGCAACGCCGTGTGGGTGAGTCACGTCCAGTCGATGTGTCCGGAGTTCGAGGTGGCCTACTCCAACAACCCGCTCGTCGTCCAACTGTTCCGGGAGGCGGGTGTGGAGGTCCGGACCACCCCGATGTTCGACCGCGACGTGTTGGAGGGGACGGAGCTGCGCTCCCGGATACTCGCGGGCGACGACTGGCGAGCGCACGTCCCGGATCCGGTCGTGGACGTGATCGAAGAGGTGGACGGCGTCGCCCGGATGCGGGCCGTCGCCGACACGGACGCCAACGGGGGATGA